From a single Thalassophryne amazonica chromosome 7, fThaAma1.1, whole genome shotgun sequence genomic region:
- the ino80c gene encoding INO80 complex subunit C: MASQVPITVRAQPAAASFSALRGKKRSGSPAVCGAALQLSVSGGKKKKTSLAATPVTQVAAVDLVTEVKAVGTVDAAPATTETTAKPPPFKDSAFMHSGIGGAAAGKKNRTWKNLKQILALERTLPWKINDPNYYNIDAPPSLKPAKKYSDISGLPSNYTDPQTKLHFTSSEEFSYIRLLPTDVVTGYLALRKATCIVP; the protein is encoded by the exons ATGGCTTCTCAAGTCCCTATAACCGTGCGGGCTCAGCCGGCAGCCGCCAGCTTTAGCGCTCTGCGTGGGAAGAAGCGTTCCGGGAGTCCGGCGGTTTGTGGCGCCGCTTTACAGCTCAGTGTCAGCGGCGGCAAGAAGAAGAAAACCTCGCTGGCAGCGACCCCAGTAACACAG GTGGCAGCAGTCGACCTTGTGACTGAGGTGAAGGCGGTGGGAACAGTAGATGCTGCTCCAGCCACAACAGAGACCACGGCGAAGCCTCCACCTTTTAAAGACTCCGCGTTTATG CATTCAGGGATTGGTGGAGCAGCAGCAGGAAAAAAGAACAGGACGTGGAAGAATCTCAAACAGATTCTGGCTTTAGAACGAACTTTACCCTGGAAGATCAATGATCCCAACT ACTACAACATTGATGCCCCTCCATCCTTGAAGCCAGCTAAAAAATACTCTGACATTTCAGGACTCCCT TCAAACTACACAGATCCACAGACAAAGCTCCACTTCACATCCTCTGAAGAGTTCTCCTACATCCGCCTCCTCCCCACTGATGTTGTCACTGGCTACCTGGCCCTTCGAAAGGCAACATGCATTGTGCCCTGA